Below is a genomic region from Hasllibacter sp. MH4015.
GGCGGGCGGCGTCACCGCCCCGCCGTTTATGCGAATTTCGCCTGGATCTCTTCCGAGATGTTGCTCGGTACCGGCTCGTAATGGTCGAACTGCATTGTGAACTGCGCCCTGCCGCTCGACATGGAGCGCAGCGTGTTGATGTAGCCGAACATGTTGGCCAGCGGCACGAAGGCGTCGATCGCGATGGCATTGCCGCGCGTATCCTGACCCTGCACCTGACCCCGGCGGGACGTGAGGTCGCCGATGATGCTGCCGGTGTAATCCTCGGGCGTCACCACTTCGACCTTCATGATCGGTTCCAGAAGCTTGGCGCCGGCCTTCTTCATGCCTTCGCGCATCCCCATGCGGGCTGCGATTTCGAAGGCGAGAACCGACGAGTCGACGTCGTGGAACTTACCGTCCAGAAGCTGCACCTTGAAGTCGATCACGGGGAAGCCGGCCAGCGGGCCGCTATCCATGACGGACTTGATGCCCTTCTCGACGCCGGGGATGTATTCCTTCGGCACTGCACCGCCCACGATCTTGGATTCGAACGAGTAGCCCTCGCCCGGCTCCGTCGGCGTGATGAGCAGCTTGACTTCCGCGTACTGACCCGAGCCACCCGACTGTTTCTTGTGGGTGTAGGTATGCTCCACCTCGTGGCCGATCGTCTCCCGGTAGGCCACCTGGGGCGCACCGATATTGGCCTCGACCTTGAACTCGCGCTTCATGCGGTCGACGAGGATGTCGAGGTGCAATTCGCCCATGCCCTTCATGATCGTCTGCCCGGATTCGAGATCCGTTTCGACGCGGAAGGACGGATCTTCTGCCGCCAGACGCTGAAGCGCCGTCGCCATTTTCTCCTGGTCGGCCTTCGTCTTGGGCTCGACCGCGATCTCGATCACCGGATCGGGGAACGTCATCGTTTCCAGAACGACGGGGTCATTCTTGTCGCACAGGGTGTCCCCGGTCGTGGTGTTCTTCAGGCCGCCAAGCGCGATGATGTCGCCTGCGAAGGCTTCGTCGATTTCCTCGCGGTTGTTGGAATGCATCATCATCATGCGGCCCACACGCTCGTTATTCCCCTTGGTGGAATTGAGCATCGTGTCGCCCTTCTTCAGCTGACCGGAATAGATCCGGACAAACGTCAGGGAGCCCACGAACGGATCGTTCATGATCTTGAAGGCGAGGCCGGAGAAGGCCATGTCGTCGTCCGCGCGGCGCGGGATGTTGCGCACCTCGTCCTCGTCACCCGGCTTGAAGCCCATGTAATCGACCACGTCGAGCGGGCTCGGCAGGTAGTCGATCACGGCATTGAGCAGGGGCTGCACGCCCTTATTCTTGAACGCGGAACCACCCAGAACCGGAACGAACGCCATCGACAGCGTCCCCTTGCGCAGAAGCGCGCGCAGGGTCGGCACGTCGGGCTCGTTGCCTTCGAGGTATTCCATCATGGCGTCGTCGTCCATTTCGACGGCGGCTTCGACCATCTTACCGCGCCATTCGTCAGCCATGTCCTTGAGGCTATCGCGGATCGGAGCCTTGACCCAGGAGGCGCCCAGATCTTCGCCCTGCCACAGCCACTCTTCCATGGTGACGAGGTCGATCAGACCCTCAAGCTCGTTCTCGGCGCCGATCGGGATACCGACAGGCACGGCGCGGGCGCCGGTGCGGTCCTCGATCATGTGGACGCAGTTGAAGAAGTCCGCGCCGATCTTGTCCATCTTGTTGACGAACACCATCCGCGGAACCTTGTAGCGGTCGGCCTGACGCCACACGGTTTCGGTCTGCGGCTCCACACCGGCATTGGCGTCGAGCACACAAACAGCGCCGTCAAGAACGGCCAGAGACCGCTCAACCTCGATGGTGAAGTCCACGTGGCCGGGCGTGTCGATGATGTTCAGGCGGTGCTTCGGGCTGTCGGGCGATTTGCCGTCTTCGGTGCGCTCCCAGAACGTGGTCGTCGCAGCGGAGGTAATCGTGATCCCGCGCTCCTGCTCCTGCTCCATCCAGTCCATCGTGGCTGCACCGTCGTGCACCTCACCGATGTTGTGGGATTTGCCGGTGTAATACAGGATCCGCTCGGAACAGGTGGTCTTGCCCGCGTCGATATGGGCCATGATCCCGAAGTTCCGGTACCGGTCGAGGGGATAGTCGCGTGCCATGGGAATGTCCTCAGGCTTGAAATTGAAACGGGAAGCGGCCCCCGGATGGGGCCGCCTGATCGCTTACCAGCGGTAGTGGCTGAACGCGCGGTTGGCGTCGGCCATCTTGTGGGTATCTTCGCGCTTTTTCACGGCGGACCCGCGAGAGTTGACGGCGTCGATCAGCTCACCGGCCAAACGCTCTTCCATCGTGTTCTCGTTGCGGGCGCGCGACGCGGTGATCAGCCAGCGGATTGCCAGCGCCTCACGACGCTCGGGGCGCACATCGACGGGCACCTGGTAGGTGGCACCACCCACGCGGCGGGACCGAACCTCGACCGCGGGTTTGATGTTGTCGAGGGCTTCGTGGAACACCTCAACGGGCGCGCGCTTCAGCTTGTCCTCGACGCGGTCAAACGCGTTGTAGACGATGCGCTCTGCGACCGACTTCTTGCCGTCGATCATCAGGTTGTTCATGAATTTGGTCAGGACCATATCGCCAAACTTGGCGTCGGGCAGGACCTGGCGTTTCTCGGCAGCGTGACGACGCGACATCGCTCAATCCTCTTCTTACTTGGGGCGCTTGGCGCCGTATTTCGAACGACGCTGGCGACGGTCTTTGACGCCCTGCGTATCAAGCACACCGCGCAGGATGTGGTAGCGCACGCCGGGAAGGTCTTTCACACGACCGCCACGGATCAGAACCACGGAGTGCTCCTGAAGGTTGTGGCTTTCACCGGGGATGTAGCTGATGACCTCGTAGCCGTTGGTCAGGCGCACTTTCGCGACCTTCCGCATGGCCGAGTTCGGCTTCTTCGGAGTGGTCGTGTAGACGCGCGTGCAAACGCCACGTTTCTGCGGGCAGCTCTCCAAATGCTGGGACTTGGAGCGTTTTACTTTGGGCTGCCGCGGCTTGCGGATCAGCTGTTGAATCGTTGGCATTCGGGGTCCCCGTCTTGCTCTCTCACATGTCAGCGGTGCCTCCGCGCGCGCGGCCAAACCGCACAAAAACACCAAAACCGCATGCGCCCCTTCCCTACCTGGAGGGCGCCGCGGTGGAATTCCCAGAGGATCGGAGCTTCAAAATCGCTCGGATCGTGGCCACTAGATCTGTATTTCAGCCCCAAAGCGCGACCGATGGGTCGCCGGGCCAAGTGGGCGCGATATAGGGGGTTGAGGATGGGGTGTCAACAGCGCCACCCGCCCCGTGGGCCTAGCCTCGCACCAATGCCTGCCAATCGGCACGAAACGCCGGAAAATCAATGGCAAACCGACGCTGGATCACGTCGGCGATGTCCCCGTCGGGAACCGGCACCGGCAAGGCGGCGGCAAACGGCGTGCGGGCGTCGTTATGGTCGTGGTCGCCCCGGATGAACATCACGGAATCGGTGAGGTTCACGAACGGCACCCGCGACCAAATCTTGTGGTGCGGGAAATCCATCACGATCGCCTCGTCTTCGGGCCGCAGGTAGATCGCAAGGCCCGCCGACCAGCATTGGGTGTTGAAGACATGCGGCTTGATCGTTCCGTCCTGCTGCGCTTCCAACACGACGCCCTTGCCGTGGTCCAGCGCCACGCGACCGTGGAAATTCGCCAGCCGCCCGACCTTGTTCCAGCTGCGGCGCAATTGCTGCACGTAGTCGATTGCAACCGCATCATCGTCATCAAGCCGGAACTCGGCCACCACGGCGCGCGTCGCATCCCGCCCACCCCACAGCACATCGCGGCAGATCGCGCGGTGATCGTCGGGCGCGCGCCAATGGGCCTTGATTTGCGGGACATCGCGGATCGCGGCCTCTACCCGGCTGCGCCACGGGTCGGGGAAATCCTCCCCCAGAACCAGGTGCATGGTGAAGTCCGCATCCGTTTGCGCGCGCAGGGGCGGCAGGAACACATATTCGAACCACAACGTCCGCTCATCCAGCCGCTTGGGCGCATATAGTGCCGCGCGACGATCCTCCAGGCTTTCGTGGTACTTCTTGAATCCGCCCGTGCAGGGCAGCGAAAACCGGCACAATCCCTGGATCTGGACACCTTCAGGCATGTTTCACCCGCCTTTCCCGGATCAGGGTGAACACCCCCGTTGCCACCACGATGACCGCCCCCACCAAGGCCAGCGCATTCGGAAATTCCGCGAAGACCAGCCAGCCCATGATGAGCGCGAAGACCAGTGACGTATAGCGGAACGGGGCCGTCACTGCGACCTCCCCCACCCGCATCACGAGGATGGAGAAGACATAGCCACCGATGATGAAGAACGACGCCAGCGCCAAAAGCCCCAGCTGCGCCCCGCTCGGCCTGACCCACACTTCCGTCACGGACATCACGCCACCGAACACGCAGATCGCGGCGGCGGTGATCACCGCGACGGTCATGGACGGCAGGTCGTTCGAGAAGCTGCGCGTCACCAGGTCCCGGCCCGCAACCAGCACCACCGTCACCAATGCCAGAAGCGAATAGATGTTGAAGCCCTCGGCCCCCGGCTGAACGATCAGCAAGACCCCGACCGCGCCCACGCAAATCGCGCTCATCCGGCGCCAGCCCACCTGTTCCCGAAAGATAAGCGCCGCGCCGAGGGTCACGGCCAAGGGCAGGGCCGACAGGATCGCGGTAGCGTTGGCGATCTGCATGTTGATCAGCGCCGTCAGGAACGTAACCAGCGCCGCAATCTCGAACAACGTGCGCAGGGCCACCTTGCCTCGGTCGCGGCGGGGGATGCGGAAGCTGAGCCTGCCAAGGGCGGCCACGGTCGCCGTCAGCAAGATCGTGGTCAGAACCCCGCGCAGAAACACGATCTGGAAGAGCGGCAAGTCTTCGGCCAGCAGTTTGACCACCACATCGTTGAGCGTGAACGACGCCATCGACCCCATCATGAAAAGCGCGCCCTTTGCGTTGGGTGTCATTCCCCGTCGCCATCCCCGGCCAGGTCGGCGCGCGCCTCGTCCGCCAATTGCCGGGCCATGCCGGACCCGTCCTCCTGCAACTTGCGCATCATCGGCAGAAGCCGCTTGGGGTTCAGCCCGAACCGCTCGCGAAACAGCTTGCGCGCCTGCCATTCCGGCAATTGCCGCGCGCGGGGCGGGATGGACCGGTCGCTGTCATTGTGGCCATGGAGCGTGCGGACAAACATGTAATCATGCGGGTCGATCCAGCACCGCGCATGGGCGGCAAGCTTGCGGTGGTTCCAGCGATAGATGTTCGCCATCGCCTCGGGCGGCGCGATCATCGCGCTGGCCAGACCCAGAGGCATCACCTCGGAGTAATCCCAGAACGGATCATCTTCGCGCTTCATGTCCCAATAGATGCCGCGGTGGAAACAGACAGCGGCGGGCGTGTCCGCGTGGGCCCATCCCAACTGTATGAGGTTATCGGAAATCTCCCGCGTCTTTTCGATATAGTCGCAGGCCACGGCATCATCATCATCCAGCCGGAAACCGGTGATGAAATCCGCCTCCTCCTCATCCAGCCCCCGCCGGAATGCGCGTCGGGTGGAATTCAGCGGGCCTGCCGCCTCCAACGTGACCACGCGCAGGAAGGCGTGTTTGTCGGCCAGCCGTTTCAGGCGCTTGCGGAAATGGAAGGGCATCGTGTCGCCGATCAGGGCCACGAGCACGAAGTCCTGATCCGTCTGATTGGCGAGCGACGGGATGCAGATATTCTCGAAATAGGCGAACCGGCGTTGCATCCGACCCGGCGCGTAGAGCTGTCGCGCCGCTTCCTCCGCCCCGCCTTTCAGCGTCTCGAAGCCCGCATCGCCCAAGTAGGAGAAACGGCAAACCCCGATGATCTTGTTCACAACACCCATAAACAGGCCCTTACCCGCCCCCTGCAGCAGACGTTAGGCGAAACGGGCCAATGGGGGAATCCCCCGTTTCACGCCAGCGCCTGCGCGAGGAACTGTCGCACATCCTTGCCCGCGACGCCGTCCACGTCGCGCAGCTTCACGTGGCGCCTACGCTTGCCGCCGCCCTCCAGGTGGCCGTTCGGATCGTCGAAATCCGCACCTTCTGAGAATTCGACCGAAACGTGGTCCTTGTAGGCGAAAACACCGGCCACGAAGGTCTTCGGGTCGCCCGGGTCGGGGGCCAAGGCTTCCCCGCCATATTTGGGCACGAACCCGGACCCCGGGGCCAGATCCGCCGCGATGCCCTTCACCTTGCCCTTGATAGCTTCCGCCCGTGCCTGATCCATCCCATGCGCCCTTCGCTTTCCGTGCGGCATAAGACTAGCCGTCCGCGCGCCCGATCCGAAACGCAAAACGCCCCGCCGTTGCCGACGGGGCGCTCTGTTTTCACTGGATCGGCAGGTTACTCCGCCGCGTCGCCTTCGGGCGCTGCGGCCTCCGCCTCTTCCATCTCGGGCGCGGCAAGGGCTGCTGCGGCTTCCGCCTCGGCCCGCGCTGCGTCGATCACGACCTGGTCACGGCTCTTGGCGATCCGCTCCACCTGTTGAGTCGCGCCACCGGTGCCTGCCGGGATCAACCGGCCGACGATGACGTTCTCCTTCAGGCCGACCAGCTTGTCCCGCTTGCCCTGAACCGATGCCTCAGTCAGCACGCGCGTGGTTTCCTGGAACGACGCGGCCGAGATGAAGCTGCGCGTTTGCAGCGACGCCTTGGTGATGCCCAGAAGGATCGGCTCCCCCTGTGCCGGGCGACGACCATCGGCCACCGCCTTTTCGTTCGCCGCGTCGAATTCGGCCTTGTCCACATGCTCCCCTTTCAGAAGCGTGGTCTCGCCCGAATCCTGGATCTCCCACTTCTGGAGCATCTGGCGCACGATCACCTCGATGTGCTTGTCGTTGATCTTCACGCCCTGCAGGCGATAGACGTCCTGCACCTCGTCGATCATGTAATCGGCCAGCGCCTCGACCCCCAGAACCGCAAGAATGTCGTGCGGGGCCGGGTTGCCGTCCATGATGTATTCACCCTTCTGGATGAAATCACCTTCGGCCACGGGGATGTGCTTGCCCTTGGGCACCATGTATTCCACGGGCTCCATGCTTTCATCGGCGGGCACGATGGCGATCCGGCGCTTGTTCTTGAAGTCGCGTCCGAATTTCACGTAGCCGTCGATTTCCGCGATGATGGCGTGGTCCTTGGGACGACGCGCTTCGAAGAGTTCGGCCACACGCGGCAGACCACCGGTGATGTCCTTCGTCTTCGCACCTTCCCGCGGGATACGGGCGATCACGTCACCGGCCTGCACCTTCTGCCCTTCTTCGATGGACAGGATGGCGTCGACCGACATCGTGTAGACGACCGGGTTGCCCTGATCGTTGCGCATCGGCTCTCCATCCTCACCGGCGATGATGATTTCGGGCTTCAGCTCGTTGCCCTTGGGCGCGGTGCGCCAGTCGGACACGATCTTCTGGGTCATGCCGGTGGCATCGTCCGTCTCGTCCCGGATCGAGATGCCGGAGACGAGGTCCACGAACTTCGCCGTACCCGCCGCTTCCGCGATGATCGGCAGCGTGTAGGGATCCCACTCGAACAGACGATCACCGCGGACGACCTTCTGGCCATCCTCGACCATGACCGTGGTGCCGTAGCCGAGCTTGAAGCTCGCCCGTTCGCCACCCTGGTCATCCATGATCGCCAGCGTCATGTTCCGGCCCATCACCACGTTTTCCCCGTTTGCATTCTTCAGCAGGTTGGGGTTGCGGAATTCGACGGTGCCGTCGACGTTGACCTCCTGGAACGATTGCTGACCACCCTGGGCCACGCCGCCGATGTGGAACGTCCGCATCGTCAGCTGTGTCCCCGGCTCACCGATCGACTGCGCCGCGATGATGCCCACGGCCTCGCCGGTATTCACCTTCGTGCCGCGCGCCAGATCACGACCGTAGCAGGTCGCGCAAACGCCTTCCTCCGCCTCACAGGTCAGGGGGGAACGCATCTGCATCGTGGTGACGCCCGCCGCTTCCACGGCATCGGCCTTGCGCTCGTCGATCAACTCACCCTTGGCGACGATGATCTCATCGGTGCCGGGCACGAACACGTCCTCACCGGCCGTCCGACCCAGGATGCGCTCCGCCAGCGAGGCCACGACTTCACCGTCATTGACGGCAGCCTCGGCCTTGATCGTGTTCTCGGTGCCGCAATCGTCCATACGCACGATGCAATCCTGGGCCACGTCGACCAGACGCCGCGTCAGGTAGCCCGAGTTCGCCGTCTTCAACGCCGTGTCCGACAGACCTTTCCGGGCGCCGTGGGTGGAGTTGAAGTATTCAAGAACGGTCAGACCTTCCTTGAAGTTGGAGATGATCGGCGTCTCGATGATCTCGCCGTTCGGCTTGGCCATCAGGCCGCGCATGCCGCCCAACTGCTTCATCTGAGTGACAGAACCACGCGCACCGGAATGGGCCATCATGTAGACCGAGTTCGGCTCCATCTCGGCACCGTCCTCGTCGCGCTTGGCGGCCGAGATCGTGCCCATCATGGCATCCGTCACCTTGTCGTTGGCTTTCGACCAGGCATCAATGACCTTGTTGTACTTCTCACCCTGGGTGATCAGGCCATCCATGTATTGCTGTTCGAATTCCTTGACCTGGTCGCGGGTTTCATCAACCAGCGTCCACTTGTCGTCCGGGATCACCATGTCGTCCTTGCCGAACGAGATGCCGGCCTTGAACGCTTCGCGGAAGCCCATCGTCATGATCTGGTCGCAGAAGATGACCGATTCCTTCTGACCGCAGTAGCGGTAGACGGTGTCGATGACCTGCTGCACTTCCTTCTTCCGCAGAAGACGGTTCACCAGATCGAACGGCGCCTTGGCATTCAGCGGAAGCAAAGCCCCCAGCATGACGCGGCCCGGCGTGGTTTCGAACCGCACCATGACCTCGTTGCCTTCCTCGTCGATCTGAGGAAGGCGCGCGTGGATCTTGGCGTGCAGATGCACTTCACCAGCGTCGAGCGCGTGGCGCACTTCGTCCACATCGGCAAAGATCATGCCCTCGCCCTTCATGCCCTCACGCTGGAGGGTCACGTAGTAGAGGCCAAGGATCATGTCCTGCGACGGCACGATGATCGGTGCGCCATTTGCGGGCGACAGAACGTTGTTCGTGGACATCATCAGAACACGCGCTTCCAGCTGCGCCTCAAGGGACAGCGGGACGTGCACGGCCATCTGGTCGCCGTCGAAGTCCGCGTTGAAGGCCGAACAGACCAGCGGGTGAAGCTGGATCGCCTTGCCTTCGATCAGCACGGGCTCGAACGCCTGGATGCCAAGACGGTGCAGCGTGGGCGCGCGGTTCAGCAGAACCGGATGCTCCCGGATCACCTCGTCAAGGATATCCCAAACCTCAGGACGTTCCTTTTCCACCAGCTTCTTGGCCTGCTTCACGGTGCTCGAGAGCCCCTTCGCCTCAAGACGCGAGTAGATGAACGGCTTGAACAGCTCCAACGCCATCTTCTTCGGCAGACCACACTGGTGCAGCTTCAGCTCCGGACCCGTCACGATGACGGACCGGCCCGAGAAGTCGACCCGCTTCCCCAGAAGGTTCTGACGGAAACGGCCCTGCTTGCCTTTCAGCATGTCCGACAGCGATTTCAGCGGGCGCTTGTTGGCGCCCGTGATCACACGGCCCCGACGGCCGTTGTCGAACAGAGCGTCCACGGATTCCTGCAACATCCGCTTTTCGTTGCGGATGATGATGTCCGGCGCGCGCAATTCGATCAGGCGTTTGAGGCGGTTGTTCCGGTTGATAACCCGACGATAGAGATCGTTGAGGTCGGACGTCGCAAAACGGCCCCCGTCGAGCGGCACCAGCGGGCGCAGCTCTGGCGGGATCACCGGCACGACAGTCATGACCATCCATTCCGGACGGTTACCGGATTCCAGGAAGCTCTCGACGATCTTCAGACGCTTGATGATCTTCTTCGGCTTCAGCTCACCCGTGGCCTCTTTGAGGTCCTCGCGCAGCTGGTTGGCCTCCGACTCGAGGTCGATC
It encodes:
- the fusA gene encoding elongation factor G, whose product is MARDYPLDRYRNFGIMAHIDAGKTTCSERILYYTGKSHNIGEVHDGAATMDWMEQEQERGITITSAATTTFWERTEDGKSPDSPKHRLNIIDTPGHVDFTIEVERSLAVLDGAVCVLDANAGVEPQTETVWRQADRYKVPRMVFVNKMDKIGADFFNCVHMIEDRTGARAVPVGIPIGAENELEGLIDLVTMEEWLWQGEDLGASWVKAPIRDSLKDMADEWRGKMVEAAVEMDDDAMMEYLEGNEPDVPTLRALLRKGTLSMAFVPVLGGSAFKNKGVQPLLNAVIDYLPSPLDVVDYMGFKPGDEDEVRNIPRRADDDMAFSGLAFKIMNDPFVGSLTFVRIYSGQLKKGDTMLNSTKGNNERVGRMMMMHSNNREEIDEAFAGDIIALGGLKNTTTGDTLCDKNDPVVLETMTFPDPVIEIAVEPKTKADQEKMATALQRLAAEDPSFRVETDLESGQTIMKGMGELHLDILVDRMKREFKVEANIGAPQVAYRETIGHEVEHTYTHKKQSGGSGQYAEVKLLITPTEPGEGYSFESKIVGGAVPKEYIPGVEKGIKSVMDSGPLAGFPVIDFKVQLLDGKFHDVDSSVLAFEIAARMGMREGMKKAGAKLLEPIMKVEVVTPEDYTGSIIGDLTSRRGQVQGQDTRGNAIAIDAFVPLANMFGYINTLRSMSSGRAQFTMQFDHYEPVPSNISEEIQAKFA
- the rpsG gene encoding 30S ribosomal protein S7, which encodes MSRRHAAEKRQVLPDAKFGDMVLTKFMNNLMIDGKKSVAERIVYNAFDRVEDKLKRAPVEVFHEALDNIKPAVEVRSRRVGGATYQVPVDVRPERREALAIRWLITASRARNENTMEERLAGELIDAVNSRGSAVKKREDTHKMADANRAFSHYRW
- the rpsL gene encoding 30S ribosomal protein S12 — encoded protein: MPTIQQLIRKPRQPKVKRSKSQHLESCPQKRGVCTRVYTTTPKKPNSAMRKVAKVRLTNGYEVISYIPGESHNLQEHSVVLIRGGRVKDLPGVRYHILRGVLDTQGVKDRRQRRSKYGAKRPK
- a CDS encoding putative rhamnosyl transferase, translating into MPEGVQIQGLCRFSLPCTGGFKKYHESLEDRRAALYAPKRLDERTLWFEYVFLPPLRAQTDADFTMHLVLGEDFPDPWRSRVEAAIRDVPQIKAHWRAPDDHRAICRDVLWGGRDATRAVVAEFRLDDDDAVAIDYVQQLRRSWNKVGRLANFHGRVALDHGKGVVLEAQQDGTIKPHVFNTQCWSAGLAIYLRPEDEAIVMDFPHHKIWSRVPFVNLTDSVMFIRGDHDHNDARTPFAAALPVPVPDGDIADVIQRRFAIDFPAFRADWQALVRG
- a CDS encoding DMT family transporter translates to MTPNAKGALFMMGSMASFTLNDVVVKLLAEDLPLFQIVFLRGVLTTILLTATVAALGRLSFRIPRRDRGKVALRTLFEIAALVTFLTALINMQIANATAILSALPLAVTLGAALIFREQVGWRRMSAICVGAVGVLLIVQPGAEGFNIYSLLALVTVVLVAGRDLVTRSFSNDLPSMTVAVITAAAICVFGGVMSVTEVWVRPSGAQLGLLALASFFIIGGYVFSILVMRVGEVAVTAPFRYTSLVFALIMGWLVFAEFPNALALVGAVIVVATGVFTLIRERRVKHA
- a CDS encoding glycosyltransferase; this encodes MGVVNKIIGVCRFSYLGDAGFETLKGGAEEAARQLYAPGRMQRRFAYFENICIPSLANQTDQDFVLVALIGDTMPFHFRKRLKRLADKHAFLRVVTLEAAGPLNSTRRAFRRGLDEEEADFITGFRLDDDDAVACDYIEKTREISDNLIQLGWAHADTPAAVCFHRGIYWDMKREDDPFWDYSEVMPLGLASAMIAPPEAMANIYRWNHRKLAAHARCWIDPHDYMFVRTLHGHNDSDRSIPPRARQLPEWQARKLFRERFGLNPKRLLPMMRKLQEDGSGMARQLADEARADLAGDGDGE
- a CDS encoding DUF1801 domain-containing protein; this encodes MDQARAEAIKGKVKGIAADLAPGSGFVPKYGGEALAPDPGDPKTFVAGVFAYKDHVSVEFSEGADFDDPNGHLEGGGKRRRHVKLRDVDGVAGKDVRQFLAQALA
- the rpoC gene encoding DNA-directed RNA polymerase subunit beta', which produces MNQELTNNPFNPLTPPKAFDEIKVSLASPERILSWSYGEIKKPETINYRTFKPERDGLFCARIFGPIKDYECLCGKYKRMKYRGVVCEKCGVEVTLQKVRRERMGHIELAAPVAHIWFLKSLPSRIGLMLDMTLRDLERILYFENYVVIEPGLTDLQYGQLMGEEEFMDAQDAYGADAFQANIGAEAIREMLSQIDLESEANQLREDLKEATGELKPKKIIKRLKIVESFLESGNRPEWMVMTVVPVIPPELRPLVPLDGGRFATSDLNDLYRRVINRNNRLKRLIELRAPDIIIRNEKRMLQESVDALFDNGRRGRVITGANKRPLKSLSDMLKGKQGRFRQNLLGKRVDFSGRSVIVTGPELKLHQCGLPKKMALELFKPFIYSRLEAKGLSSTVKQAKKLVEKERPEVWDILDEVIREHPVLLNRAPTLHRLGIQAFEPVLIEGKAIQLHPLVCSAFNADFDGDQMAVHVPLSLEAQLEARVLMMSTNNVLSPANGAPIIVPSQDMILGLYYVTLQREGMKGEGMIFADVDEVRHALDAGEVHLHAKIHARLPQIDEEGNEVMVRFETTPGRVMLGALLPLNAKAPFDLVNRLLRKKEVQQVIDTVYRYCGQKESVIFCDQIMTMGFREAFKAGISFGKDDMVIPDDKWTLVDETRDQVKEFEQQYMDGLITQGEKYNKVIDAWSKANDKVTDAMMGTISAAKRDEDGAEMEPNSVYMMAHSGARGSVTQMKQLGGMRGLMAKPNGEIIETPIISNFKEGLTVLEYFNSTHGARKGLSDTALKTANSGYLTRRLVDVAQDCIVRMDDCGTENTIKAEAAVNDGEVVASLAERILGRTAGEDVFVPGTDEIIVAKGELIDERKADAVEAAGVTTMQMRSPLTCEAEEGVCATCYGRDLARGTKVNTGEAVGIIAAQSIGEPGTQLTMRTFHIGGVAQGGQQSFQEVNVDGTVEFRNPNLLKNANGENVVMGRNMTLAIMDDQGGERASFKLGYGTTVMVEDGQKVVRGDRLFEWDPYTLPIIAEAAGTAKFVDLVSGISIRDETDDATGMTQKIVSDWRTAPKGNELKPEIIIAGEDGEPMRNDQGNPVVYTMSVDAILSIEEGQKVQAGDVIARIPREGAKTKDITGGLPRVAELFEARRPKDHAIIAEIDGYVKFGRDFKNKRRIAIVPADESMEPVEYMVPKGKHIPVAEGDFIQKGEYIMDGNPAPHDILAVLGVEALADYMIDEVQDVYRLQGVKINDKHIEVIVRQMLQKWEIQDSGETTLLKGEHVDKAEFDAANEKAVADGRRPAQGEPILLGITKASLQTRSFISAASFQETTRVLTEASVQGKRDKLVGLKENVIVGRLIPAGTGGATQQVERIAKSRDQVVIDAARAEAEAAAALAAPEMEEAEAAAPEGDAAE